CAAGATGCTTCCCATCATCGTCCTTAAATCGAGGTAGGAATCGCTAGAAAATGTCTTTGCCACAGTCAAGAGAGCTCAACTAACATGCGAAACAGAaacaagccaaaaaaaaaaaaaaaaaaacacctgTAAGTACAAAAGCATACAGCACATATACTGGTGATCTTGCAGAATGATACTAACAACAAATTCTCAATTCTCAAAGATGATGACCAGATTTTATCTTCAGCTCCAGTCTACTCACATGCCATCTTTTTCctggctctttttttttttttttaattcttgttttatcCAAGGAAATTGAAGGACAAAGAGCCAAAATTTTCCTGACATCTTCCTAAGCTTAAAGGTTTAATCTTTTCCACAGGAAACTACTTCCTTTTAACTAGATGATGCTACGACCAGCTAGAGGCAGAAGCCGACAGAGACAAAAATCAAACCATATGATTTGAACATCTAAGAATATTGTGATGACCTTTCCTTATGAATAATGTAGAAAGGCATTTTTGTCAACTCAAATATTTTGATAGTTAACTTGATTAATTGGATTGAAATAGGGAGTAAAGTGAAAAGAAATGAATATAAAGAAGTTAATTGCAACTTTAACCAAACTTTAAGAGAAAGTTTTTGAGATGAACAATTTTTTGACGGATGGCAGGACTTGTGCCATGCTACTATACTACTTTTTTACCCTAAAAAGCAACTTAAACAAATTGTTTTAAAATCCCTtttcattccaaaatttcaatgaaCTCCCAAGTTCTCAATTcctgaaaatattaaaaagagCACAACCCCAATAGTTGTTAATTGAAAATAGTAGTGTGGCAAttatattattgtttttttGGACAAAAGGAAACTACTTCCTTTTAACTAGATGATGCTACGACCAGCTAGAGGCAGAAGCCAACAGAGATAAAACCTCCCACGAGTTGCTATCTGGTTAGGAGTACATTAGGAGTTGGTAAAATTTTCTGGGGATGAGATACATCTTCCAGCTGTATGCTGCAACTGCAGGAATAACATTTCTCCAATGAAACAAggcatctctctctctctctctctaaatgCTCAGTTTGATGACTTTGTTATGAGTATTCAACTTTCTAAACCACCAATTTAACTATTCAAGTTTGATAACTCTGCAGAATTTGCAATGAATCTGGCACAGAAGGTTAAACATTAACCCAAACCAGCAAGAGGGAGTGAAGTAGAGGCAAACCTCTGGAGGTCGAAGGAACTACAACAACGTGCATAGTTGCATTGTTGGGAGGAAGACCCAGCCGGAGAGGATAAAGTTTcccgtttattttgttttttgagCACACTGTAATGTTTGTAAGCTCTGTTTCTTCCTCCAACTTCTGAGTCAATTCCTCCACGTTTTGCCCTTTAAAATTGAAGGAATGGCCTTCTATCCCATCATCGACATTCCcatcatcatcagccacatGATAATGTATTACTCGGCCTTCATACTTCACTGGTGAACCACCAAACGAATCGCATGACTGCGCATGTGTACAAAGAATCCTCCGTTACGATTTACTAATCACATGACATGTAATAAAGAGATCAGAAGTAAACAAGGAGAGGTAAACGATCGAACCTCATGTTGAGATGGGGTTCTAAGCTGAAAGGAAGAAGAGCTCAAGTCTTCGTCCAATGATTCAGATCGTTCGACTTTCTTGGGTGACGGAGGCCGTATCTCAATAGTATCAACTTCCCACAAAATCCAATCTTGATGTATATGTGGGATGTCATGAGTGACTGAATTTCGCCAGGGTGGTAATCCCCCATTCGCACGTAAATAATTCCCATATCTTGTTTTGAGCCTTACTTGAAATCCTTCCCTAATAGGCTCCCATTCAACCTTCGAGTCCAATTTTCTGGGCAAACTTTGAATAACTTTTTGGCCCGTCATGCCAAGAAGGAATTGATCATCTATTGCTGTTAGGTACTTGCCATAACAACTTTTCAAACGTACGACATTGTCAACTCCCTCAACAAGCTCGACTGTCCATTTTGCGTGCTTGGATGTGCCAGAACGATCTTGGATCACAGTTTCCTCATCGCGTTCCGCTAACAAATACTTCTGGTGATGGCTCCTCAGCCTAACAGATTTAGCTTTCCTGAAGAATTCCATTCCGGGACTCTGCAATCAATAAAAATGAAAGGATATGACTACAATTAGCGTTACAGAAACAAACTACGAGATGATCTCCTGATCTGGAGCGGCACCTGGACCAAGGAAACTATAGATTGTCGTGATCCAGAGTCTGGCAAAGATCTGTACGTAGGATCTGTTTAACTATTCCAAATAGACAAATCAGCATATGGATTTGGCGTTGATCACCTTTTCGGGCTTGAAATGTGGATCAATGGTTAAGATTATATTGTCGGAGGTCGTTATCAGTTGGCTTGATACTTTTTCCAGAACTGAGTTTCAGACTCAGTCGGTGGCAGGGATGGCCCAAGACTCCCACTTGAGTGGCCATACAAAAAGGAATGCTAGTCGTGTATTTGACCAAAATATTACTATATACATCCGGTTGCGTATTTAGGCAAACCAACCGAgcatttcttctttttagtcTTTTCCAACATTGCTTAGCGTTCCCGTAAAAACCACCCCCGCAAGAAACCAAAACACCATACCCCTCTCCCTTCCCAAAAAATCGTGACCCAAGTGACTACCATCATTTACCCGTATAACTAGATGCAGATTGACTATATTTGgtctttgtttggccaataagttttttttgggtgtttatttaaaattttattgtaatttaCTGTATAAGttatagaaaaaaattttgaattgtgtaaatttttggatattttaaagtgtatagtttaaaatttttgaaaagtttttaaAGGTTAATATagttaaagttattaaaaaacttATAGCAGATAAATTTAGCAAAAAACTTgcttaccaaacaggcccttgGTTACAAGATAAATCTTTGAATGGTCGAAGAAATCGAAGTTGGAATAAATATTGGCCTATTTGACAAACAAATTTTTTGCCAAGtgaaattttagataaatatacaaaaaattcaCTTAGCCAGCAAGGCCAACACGAATATAAACATTTAAAAGTAATCACCTATAAAAAGATTTAAAATCAAGTCCTACAATTTTTGTTGTCTCTAGATTGATCATTACACCAACCTCATATGGATCAATATTTCAATATATTCATAACTGTTTCATTACGAGTTGCAGTTATTCTAAGAAAAAATTTGGCTTATTTTacatttaagaaaaatcttTTAAAACATTCCTCAAATTTTgctaaataaattatttcgcCTTTTActtttgatcattttttaggTATAAAAAGGTCATATCTTATTTGTTTAGAGGCCAAAAAATTTGGAtcagattttattttttaggaaaaagaaTTTAGAGTAAATGTGGGTCTAATTTGTTTTGGGGGTAGGATTTCACTTTTTAGAGGCAAAAAATAAGTATGAATCgagttatttatttaattacaaATAATATTTAATCTTTTTGCCTCTAAAAAATAATCACGTGCGAGTCAAGTGATGAGTTTAGAGCATAAATTAGTCAGAAGCCTAgtttggggcaaaattttattaatttaaatttataagagacataaaattaatatttaaaaaataaaggacATTTGAAGAATTTTCCCTTACACCTAATATCAGTCATCACACAGACTTTGGTTCACATGGATTATGAAACACATTTCGCGTGGACAACTGTAAACTTGCGCCTTGCTGAGGGCCTTTTCTGTATCTGGTCACGGGCCTCACGGATGGCATCTTTCTCGAAATGGGTGATTCTATAACACAGAATATACAGTTTGTGATTTTTAAAGTTGAAAGAAAACAGTCCAAATTTGTTTCTAAATAGAGTGAAGCCCATTAATGTTCCTATTAATTGCCCAAACGAAGCCCAAATCAAAATGGGTCGAAAGTTGAGAGAGCATGCATGGTTCATCAAAATAGATGTGGTTCTTAATGTTTGGTCCCAAAATTACTTTTTCCTCTAATATTTATTTTTGAGCACTTTGCTCCTTTCTGCAAGTCGAAAGCAATATTTGATTGTCATAAATTTATTGGATTTTCGAAAATACCAATGTTCTATATGTTGAAACATTTGTACAAAATTACCCTTGTCATAAAATTAGAAAATGTACAATAATTTCTATTTGACTTGGggattatgtatatatttatacattagGAAATGTACGTATCCAATATCTGTCCAATGTGTTCTTTGTTTTTAACGTCCATTTGTTGTTTAAGAGTTGTTTTTTCAGCTAGCAATTTTGCAATGTGCTACCAATCTCATTTGATTTGAAGATTATTGGACACAGCCACTTGAAAAAATTATATGCTTTAGGAGCATGTGAAAAAAATCTAATAATATTTATGCAAAAGAATTTTCAATAAGAATTTTCTAGTATTTAGCCActaatttgtcaaaaaaaaaaagaaaaagaattatgACATAGCAACCTACACATAGGAGTGCGGTATTTTCTTTAAAGAAGACAAAGTAAGGTCTTTATTCATAAGAAGAAGGGAATTATTAGGACAAGAGTAATTTTGTATAAAGGCTATAACTAGTAGAAGTGGGGGCAATTTTGAAAAGTTAGTAATTTGTAACGGTCGAATATAAATTTTGTCAAACAGAAGGGAGCAAAGTACTCAAAATTAATGGTTTTGGGCTTGCGGAGGGTTACTAAACTCTTCAAATATGTAAATCTGCTCATCCGGCTCTTAagataaaaattaaaacttaaCAGTATACAAATATGCCAATTGACTCAATTCAGCACCTTTCAGGCTGAATCTGCTCAATCTTAGTCATTGCTAGCAACAATGGCTTAAAGGATCAGATTGGTACGTCAAACAATGGCTTAAAGGATCAACTAACTAAAGGAAACAAAAATGCCTGGGACTGTTGAATTGataaggaaatgaaagcaaatgaGGAGAGCATACCGGTTTTACAGACGCATTTCCATTCTCTGCTTGCTTGATGAAGGCGCTTCCATTCATCCTGGATAAGTAGGCCATTGGTGAATCCCTGTCAGGCGAAGGCGAATAACCATCTTGGAGTGAAGAAAAGGTTGATGAAGCTGATAAACTACTTGAGAGCGACTCTGTATCCGACAAAATAATGTCCACAATATCCACACCCCACAAAACCCAATCTTGAGTAGCTGTTCTATGAGGAATGTCGTGAGTAACAGAGTTTCTCCAGGGCGGGGGACCTCCATTCCCCCTCAAGAATTTCCCTTCACTAGTTCTCAGTTTCACGTATAATCCTTCCTTTATAGGCTCCCATTCGATAGAGGAGTTCATTTTCTTAGCCGGAAGAGTTTGACGTACCTTTCTCCCAGTCGCACCAAGGAGGAATGCCTCTTCTGTGGCCGTAAGGTACAGACCGTGGCAGCTCTTTAGCCGAATTACATTGCTTTTTCCTTCCACATATTCGACCGTCCAACGCGCCTTGCTTGAAGAGCCATTTCGGCTTTGCCTGActgtttcttcatcatcatccgCCACCAAGTACTTTCCAAGATGGCTCTGAAGTCTGACCGCTTTAGCCTTGTCAAAGAACCCCATTCCGCCCTACTTCACAAAAAGTATGGTTTACAGTCGGCCAGCAGCAGTTTGAGTTCGCATTTAGAAGTCAGGAAAATGAGAGCGAAGAGATTCCAATGAATTTTGGCAATGTTTTGTCAGCTAAAAATTGCTATCTCAAAGTGCCCAGATggaatttatttgtttaattgggAACAAGGCCCTTAAGTAACATAATTGATGTACAGCGCAATCCAACATACAGATCTGCACACTCATTTACTGATAATAGATACACAAACTCGTAGTATGTAAACTGTAACAACTAACAAGGTGCATTCTTCAGTGTACAATCAATTTTAActatagttaattttttttaaagtcgCCTGAAACGGAAGGTAAT
This portion of the Coffea eugenioides isolate CCC68of chromosome 11, Ceug_1.0, whole genome shotgun sequence genome encodes:
- the LOC113751136 gene encoding uncharacterized protein LOC113751136, encoding MEFFNKAKAVRLKSHLDKYLLVDDDEQTVRQSRNGSSKKARWAVELVEGNPHLIRLQSCFGGYLTASDEPLLLGVTGKKVIQGIPESKKDPCIEWEPIKEGYKVKLRTKSGKFLRANGAAPPFRNTITHDIPHRTATQDWVLWEVDVVDISIVEFEHLQSCESSPLSSFAWSPDEFSDSFTPSVPSSAAVSPNYQAAISSDTHWPSVASNTSGFASCRQGGMGFFDKAKAVRLQSHLGKYLVADDDEETVRQSRNGSSSKARWTVEYVEGKSNVIRLKSCHGLYLTATEEAFLLGATGRKVRQTLPAKKMNSSIEWEPIKEGLYVKLRTSEGKFLRGNGGPPPWRNSVTHDIPHRTATQDWVLWGVDIVDIILSDTESLSSSLSASSTFSSLQDGYSPSPDRDSPMAYLSRMNGSAFIKQAENGNASVKPSPGMEFFRKAKSVRLRSHHQKYLLAERDEETVIQDRSGTSKHAKWTVELVEGVDNVVRLKSCYGKYLTAIDDQFLLGMTGQKVIQSLPRKLDSKVEWEPIREGFQVRLKTRYGNYLRANGGLPPWRNSVTHDIPHIHQDWILWEVDTIEIRPPSPKKVERSESLDEDLSSSSFQLRTPSQHESCDSFGGSPVKYEGRVIHYHVADDDGNVDDGIEGHSFNFKGQNVEELTQKLEEETELTNITVCSKNKINGKLYPLRLGLPPNNATMHVVVVPSTSRVELS